The Triticum dicoccoides isolate Atlit2015 ecotype Zavitan chromosome 6A, WEW_v2.0, whole genome shotgun sequence genome has a window encoding:
- the LOC119318561 gene encoding serine/threonine-protein phosphatase PP1 — protein MEKGMDPALLDNIIARLLEVKSLKPGKNAQLSESEIKQLCAASKEIFLAQPNLLELEAPIKICGDVHGQYSDLLRLFEYGGYPPQSNYLFLGDYVDRGKQSLETICLLLAYKVKYPENFFLLRGNHECASVNRIYGFYDECKRRFSVKLWKTFTDCFNCLPVSALIDEKILCMHGGLSPELNKLDQILNLNRPTDVPDTGLLCDLLWSDPSNEAQGWAMNDRGVSYTFGPDKVAEFLEKHDLDLICRAHQVVEDGYEFFADRQLVTIFSAPNYCGEFDNAGAMMSVDETLMCSFQILKPARKMLPGSTNNKSGFKSMRGW, from the exons ATGGAGAAGGGGATGGATCCGGCGCTGCTGGACAACATCATCGCCAGGCTGCTGGAGGTGAAGAGCCTCAAGCCCGGGAAGAACGCGCAGCTGTCCGAGTCGGAGATCAAGCAGCTCTGCGCCGCCTCCAAGGAGATCTTCCTCGCGCAGCCCAACCTCCTGGAGCTCGAGGCCCCCATCAAAATCTGCG GTGATGTCCATGGCCAATATTCTGATCTCCTGAGGCTCTTTGAATATGGTGGATATCCTCCTCAGTCCAACTATCTTTTCTTGGGCGATTATGTGGACCGGGGAAAGCAGAGCCTTGAGACAATATGCCTTCTTTTGGCATATAAGGTCAAGTATCCTGAGAACTTCTTTCTTCTAAGGGGCAACCATGAATGTGCATCAGTAAACCGCATCTATGGGTTCTATGATGAGTGCAAGCGCAGATTCAGTGTAAAACTCTGGAAAACATTTACAGACTGTTTTAACTGCTTACCGGTATCAGCGTTGATAGATGAAAAGATTCTATGTATGCATGGAGGTCTTTCCCCAGAGTTGAACAAGCTGGATCAAATACTCAACCTCAATCGCCCCACAGATGTGCCTGATACTGGGTTACTTTGTGATCTTCTTTGGTCCGATCCTTCGAATGAAGCGCAAGGGTGGGCTATGAATGATCGAGGTGTCTCATATACATTTGGACCTGATAAAGTGGCTGAATTTCTTGAGAAGCATGATTTAGACCTCATCTGCCGAGCCCATCAG GTTGTTGAGGATGGCTACGAGTTCTTTGCTGATCGTCAGCTAGTAACAATATTTTCGGCACCTAATTACTGTGGAGAATTCGATAATGCTGGTGCCATGATGAGTGTAGACGAGACGCTGATGTGCTCCTTCCAAATACTCAAACCTGCAAGGAAAATGTTGCCTGGTTCAACTAATAACAAGTCTGGATTCAAG TCAATGAGAGGATGGTGA